From the Silurus meridionalis isolate SWU-2019-XX chromosome 5, ASM1480568v1, whole genome shotgun sequence genome, one window contains:
- the sycp3 gene encoding synaptonemal complex protein 3 isoform X2 translates to MASAGKKQNKKLKPSDSSHLQAFDFNIEDEKKCLSGSEDEARGETHIIDKSAKKRSASTFEGEDLTVGAGNEVQTMLEKFGADISKAMQAKRKRLEAFTKSSLKGSNQKIEQLWKTQHSQRQKLTQEYSQQVLSVLRQWEIDVQKSEEQEEKLNNLFQQQQKFFQQARVVQSQKMKTIKELYEQFIKNMDEMEKSHEAFLQGAQMELKKEMALLQKKIMMDTQQQEMATVRKSLQSMLF, encoded by the exons atggcatcagcaggaaaaaaacagaacaaaaagctCAAACCATCAGACTCTTCACACCTTCAGGCTTTTGACTTTAATATAGAGGATGAAAAGAAATGTCTGAGTGGCTCTGAGGATGAGGCAAGAGGAG AAACTCACATTATCGATAAGTCAGCCAAGAAAAGATCTGCTAGTACATTTGAGGGAGAAGACTTAACTGTAGGCGCAGG gaaTGAAGTTCAGACAATGTTAGAAAAGTTTGGAG CTGACATCAGCAAGGCGATGCAGGCTAAGAGGAAACGTCTGGAAGCTTTCACCAAAAGTTCTCTGAAAGGCAGCAACCAGAAAATAGAACAGCTGTGGAAAACTCAGCATAGCCAGAG GCAGAAGCTGACACAGGAATACTCACAGCAAGTGCTATCTGTGCTGCGGCAGTGGGAGATCGATGTTCAGAAATCCGAGGAGCAAGAGGAGAAACTAAAT aattTGTTTCAACAGCAGCAGAAGTTCTTCCAACAGGCTCGGGTTGTGCAGAGTCAAAAAATGAAAACCATCAAAGAGCTGTATGAGCAGTTCATCAAG AACATGGACGAGATGGAAAAGAGTCATGAGGCTTTTCTCCAAGGAGCACAGATGGAGCTGAAAAAGGAGATGGCTCTGCTTCAGAAAAAGATAATGATGGACACA CAACAACAAGAGATGGCCACAGTGAGGAAGTCCCTCCAGTCCATGCTGTTTTGA
- the sycp3 gene encoding synaptonemal complex protein 3 isoform X1: MASAGKKQNKKLKPSDSSHLQAFDFNIEDEKKCLSGSEDEARGETHIIDKSAKKRSASTFEGEDLTVGAGNEVQTMLEKFGVFLTVDAADISKAMQAKRKRLEAFTKSSLKGSNQKIEQLWKTQHSQRQKLTQEYSQQVLSVLRQWEIDVQKSEEQEEKLNNLFQQQQKFFQQARVVQSQKMKTIKELYEQFIKNMDEMEKSHEAFLQGAQMELKKEMALLQKKIMMDTQQQEMATVRKSLQSMLF, encoded by the exons atggcatcagcaggaaaaaaacagaacaaaaagctCAAACCATCAGACTCTTCACACCTTCAGGCTTTTGACTTTAATATAGAGGATGAAAAGAAATGTCTGAGTGGCTCTGAGGATGAGGCAAGAGGAG AAACTCACATTATCGATAAGTCAGCCAAGAAAAGATCTGCTAGTACATTTGAGGGAGAAGACTTAACTGTAGGCGCAGG gaaTGAAGTTCAGACAATGTTAGAAAAGTTTGGAG TGTTTTTGACTGTTGATGCAGCTGACATCAGCAAGGCGATGCAGGCTAAGAGGAAACGTCTGGAAGCTTTCACCAAAAGTTCTCTGAAAGGCAGCAACCAGAAAATAGAACAGCTGTGGAAAACTCAGCATAGCCAGAG GCAGAAGCTGACACAGGAATACTCACAGCAAGTGCTATCTGTGCTGCGGCAGTGGGAGATCGATGTTCAGAAATCCGAGGAGCAAGAGGAGAAACTAAAT aattTGTTTCAACAGCAGCAGAAGTTCTTCCAACAGGCTCGGGTTGTGCAGAGTCAAAAAATGAAAACCATCAAAGAGCTGTATGAGCAGTTCATCAAG AACATGGACGAGATGGAAAAGAGTCATGAGGCTTTTCTCCAAGGAGCACAGATGGAGCTGAAAAAGGAGATGGCTCTGCTTCAGAAAAAGATAATGATGGACACA CAACAACAAGAGATGGCCACAGTGAGGAAGTCCCTCCAGTCCATGCTGTTTTGA
- the actr6 gene encoding actin-related protein 6: MRTLVLDNGAYTAKIGYSHEKVSVIPNCQFRSKSLRLKTFTANQLDEIKDPSGLFYILPFQKGYLVNWDVQRKVWDQLFGKEMFKVDFADTNIIITEPYFNFSSIQESMNEILFEEYQFQAALRINAGSLSAHRHFSEYNMELCCIVVDSGFSFTHIVPYCRGRKMQDGICRINVGGKLLTNHLKEIISYRQLHVMDETYVINQVKEDVCYVSQDFYKDMQIAQLKGEENLVMRDYVLPDFSAIKKGFCKPREEMNFTGKYKTGEQILHLTNERFAVPEMLFHPSDIGIQEMGIPEAIVNSINKMPEEMQPHFFKNIILTGGTTLFPGFRDRVYKEVRALAPSVFDVSVIQPQNPICYPWEGGKLLAENPDFEEMVVTRDDYEENGHYVCEEKFDI; this comes from the exons ATGAGAACCCTCGTTCTGGACAATGGTGCTTACACGGCTAAGATTGGATACAGccatgagaaagtcag tGTTATTCCAAACTGCCAGTTCCGCTCCAAGTCTCTGAGGCTAAAAACTTTCACTGCAAATCAGCTTGATGAAATTAAAGACCCGTCTGGACTCTTTTATATTCTTCCATTTCAAAAg GGTTATCTTGTGAACTGGGATGTGCAACGGAAAGTGTGGGATCAGCTTTTTGGAAAAGAAATGTTCAAG GTGGACTTTGCTGATACCAACATTATTATAACCGAGCCCTACTTCAACTTCTCCTCAATTCAAGAATCCATGAATGAAATTTTGTTTGAGGAGTACCAGTTTCAAGCAGCTCTCCGAATAAACG CTGGATCTTTGAGTGCACACAGACACTTCAGTGAGTACAATATGGAGTTGTGTTGCATCGTGGTGGATAGTGGCTTCTCCTTCACACACATTGTCCCTTACTGCAGAGGAAGGAAGATGCAAGATGGCATTTGCAG AATAAATGTAGGTGGAAAACTTCTCACCAACCACTTAAAAGAGATCATTTCATACAG GCAACTACATGTAATGGATGAGACTTACGTGATCAATCAAGTGAAGGAGGATGTGTGCTATGTCTCTCAGGATTTTTACAAAGACATGCAGATTGCTCA GTTGAAAGGGGAGGAAAATCTGGTAATGAGAGACTACGTACTACCTGACTTTAGTGCCATCAAAAAGGGCTTCTGTAAG CCTCGAGAGGAGATGAATTTCACTGGGAAGTATAAAACTGGAGAGCAGATACTGCACCTCACAAATGAAAGATTTGCTGTCCCAGAAATGCTTTTCCACCCATCAGATATCGGCATCCAGGAAATGGGCATACCAGAAGCAATAGTCAACTCCATCAACAAAATGCCAGAAG aaatgcaaCCTCACTTCTTCAAGAACATCATCCTGACAGGTGGCACCACCTTGTTTCCTGGCTTTAGGGATCGTGTGTATAAAGAAGTTCGTGCACTTGCCCCTAGTGTTTTCGATGTTTCTGTAATACAGCCACAGAA TCCAATCTGCTATCCTTGGGAAGGAGGAAAGCTGTTAGCGGAAAACCCCGACTTTGAAGAAATGGTGGTAACACGGGATGATTATGAAGAAAATGGACATTATGTATGTGAGGAGAAGTTTGACATTTAA